From the genome of Hymenobacter gelipurpurascens:
TACTTGTGGGTCAGCGTGTAAAGGCAACCTAGAAGGGCGTGCAAAACGTGTCACAAACAAGCGTCTAGCTTCCTTTCGTCGTGTCCTTAAAATTTGTCTCTTTGAGAAGAGTAGTTACCTTCTTGAAATGTGTGGCTGGCAGACTGGCTTGGTAAGCAGATTCTTTACATTCGCACCCCTCTGGATAACCTAACTGAGTGATTGGGTTTCCTTTGGAAAGAGCCTCCTGCTGCAACAGGAGGCTCTTTTAGTTATGAGCTCTTATAACCAGTTTCCTATTTGCGGCGGCGCGCTGGCGTGGCTAGGCGGCTACGCAGCTTCAGCACGTAGGCCAGTAGGCCTATCGAAAGCACGGCCAGGCCGGCGGCCAGCAGTTCGCGGCTGGTGCGGGCCTGGGTGGCCTCGGCTTCGGCGGCCTGCAAGTCCTGCAGCTTCTTTTCGCGCTGTTTATCGCGGAGCTGGAGGTTGGCAATCTGGTTTTCGAGGTCGTAGAAGCGCTGGCGGGTGCTGCTCTGGTCGGTTTCGGCTACGGTTACCTGCTGCTTGGCCTGCTGGTTTTCGGCCACTACGGCGGCGGTGCGGCGTTGGGTAGCGTCCTGCACCGCCCGGATGAGCTCAGTGTCTTTGCGGATAATACCTTTGAGGGCATCCACCACTTCCTGCAGGTCTTTCTTGCTGGGCTTGTTGGCCAGGAAGGCGTTGCGCTGGGCATTGGCGTCTTCGTATTGGCGCACCAAGGTTTCCCGCTCCTTAATCAGGCGAGGCAATGGGTCGGCCACCGGCGCCAGGGCGGGTGTTTGGGCAAAGCTAAAAAGCGGCAGGAAAAGGAGGGCGGCGGTAAGCGAACGGGAAAGCATCATAGTCGCAAAGAAACGACGAACTGGCCTAGAAGGATATATTCTGGCGGAAACGCCTGCTTGTGCTACCTCTGGGGTACTAGAGTGGCAACGACTTCTGTGGCCAATACAATTGCACTGCTAACCTGGCCTAGGTATCTGACGTGCTAACGAAAGGCCGTCATTTCAAGCGTAATAAGTTAATGTGAAGCTGATCAAAAAATCAACAGAACGTCATGCTGAGCGGAGTCGAAGCATCTCTACCGCTTCGTTAGCTATACTTCAACGAAGCGGTAGAGATGCTTCGACTCCGCTCAACATGACGTTCTTGTGAGTTCGGTATGATTTTCTGAACTGCGTATATAGTAGCAGTCTTAGTACGCGAGATTATCCAACAAGCTCAGAATTAGGGGCTTCCCTTTTGCTGTATAACATTCACATGCGCTAGGCCAGTCGAGCAACCGTAAACGCGAGGTTGCTTACTTGATATCCTATCCGCCCAGCGCTGGCACCGGCTGCCGGATTTCCTTGGGGCGGTGCTTGTAGAACGCTAGAATCAGGATGGGCAGCAACGTCAGCTCGGCGACTACGCCGAACAGCAGCGTAAGGCCAATGAGCAGGCCTACGTAGAAGGTGCCGTCGAAGGAAGAAAAGATGAGCGTGGAAAAGCCGCCGACGAGAATAAGGGAGGTGACGATAACGGCTTTGCCAGCCATCAGGTAGGTTTTACGGACGGCCTTGAACAGGCTACGCTCCTTGAGCAAAACCAGCTTGAGCTTGCTGATAAAGTGAATAGTGTCATCGACAGCTATTCCAAAAGCAATGGTGAAGATAATGCTGGTGCTCACCTTCATGTGCACGCCGGCCAGCCCCATTACGCCCGCCACAATGAGAATGGGCACCAAGTTCGGGATGAGTACGACCAGCGTCATGCGCACGCTCCGAAACAGCACCAGCACGATAAGCGTGACCATCACGATATCGATGCTCATGCCCGTTATCATGTTCAGGGTGAGGTTTTCGTTGTTTTTATCAATGAGGTTAGCCGAGCCGGTGAGGCGGGTTTGCAGCACAGTGGCGTCGGTGTGCTCGGCCAGATACTGGCGCAGGTCGGCGTTGAGCTTATCGGCCCGGATGCTGCCTACGTCGGGCATTCGGCCGGTCATGCGGCCTTCGGAGGCATCGGGCAGCACCAACGCCCGGAACTCCGGCTTCTTGCGGAAGACCTTGATCTTTGATACCAACCGCTGTAGCTCAGCATCGGAATCAGGGAGGCGGTATTCTTCCAGTAGGCCACCGTTCACGGCTTTGCGCACCGATTTTACCAGTGTAACCGGTGAAGCCACGAAGTTAAGGCCGTACTCTTTAAGCAGGTAATTCTCAATCTGCTCAGTCTGGCGCAGCACGGGCAGGTCGTAGATAGTGCGGCCGGGGCCGGGCTTCAGGTCCAGCTCGAAGGGGCGCACACCGGCAAACTGCCGCTCAAAAAACCGGAAATCCAGCTTCACGGGGTCGTTTTTGGAGAGGTCGTCGAGCAGAGCGGAGTTGATGCGGATGCGCGAGGCCGAAGCCACGGACCCAATCAGGAGCAGGGCGCTGATGGCCACCACCCACTGCCGACGCGCCAGCACCGTCCGAAACATGCGGCCCAGCACGCCGTCCCAACTATGGCCCTCCTGGCGCGGAATGCGCAGCTGGGGCTTGCGCAGCAGCATGAGCATAGCCGGCAGCAAGGTAAACGACAGCACGAAGGTGAGCAGCACCGCAATACCCGTAAACAACCCGAAGTTGTAAATCGGGCGGATGGTGCTGGTCATCAGGGTAAAGAAGCCGATGCTGGTGGTAAGCGCCGAAAGCCCCGAGCCAAACCCCGATTCCTTGAGCGTAATCAGCAGAGATTCGCGCTTGGAAGTGCCGTAGCCGAGTTCCGTGACGTAGCGCGTAATGATGTGGATGGTATCGGACATGCCCACCACAAACAGCATCACGGGCAGCAGAGCCGTCATCAGATCAATGCTCACGCCAAAGGCCGACATCACGCCCAGGCCCCACAGAATGGAGCCCAGCACCACTACCAGCGGCAGCACCACGCCCCACCACGTCCGGAACGTAAACCACAGCAACCCCGTCACGAGTACCACCGAGAGCGACATAAACACCATCAGCTCCCGCTGCAGACGGTCTACGAAAATCGACTGCGCCACCAGTTTGCCGGCCAGGTGGTAATCGGCCTCCGCGAAGCCCTGGCGGCTCAGCTCGGTGCGCACGGCCGCCAAAAGGGAGTCGCCGGGGGGCTTGCTGAGGTTGGGGGAAGTCTGTAGCAGAATCGTGACGGCGCGGGCATCCTTGGAAATCAGGTTGCCGATGAGGCCCGGCGTGCGGTACACCAGCGCCGAATCCTGGGCGCGGCGGGCGGGCTCCTCGGGGTGGAGGTAGGGCACGTTGAACACGCCCAGGCCCTCCAGCACCGGGTTGGTGGCGTTGGTCGGCGACGTGACGTGCACCACATGTGGCCTACGCTGGATAAAGCGCGTAAGGGAATCTACGCGGGTCAGGAACTGTGGCTCAAACACGGTGCGGCCGGCCGGCGCTTCGAGGCCCAGCAGCACGTAGTCGTTGTCGTTGCCGAAGCGTCCGGAGTATTGCTGGTAGTAATCCAGGTCGGGGTCGCCGGCGGGGTAGAAGTCGTTGAAGTTGTAGTTGAAGCGCAGCTGCGCCACGAAATACACGCTCACGGCCGAAAGCAGGGCCAAGACAAGCAGAACACTATAACTGAGTTTGCGGAGGGGCATAAGCGGTAGCGCGAACCCAGCGGTGCGCGCAGCAGAGGAAAAGGTGGCCTAGGCCAAGTACAAAAGCCAAAACAAAGCAACTGCATCCCGCCGATATACTTTCGGAGTGGCCTACAGTTGCTATCTTAGGGTCGGCGGTAAGCCAACCGTCATTTTCCGGCTTTTGTTTCCCTTTTACCTCTTCGCTGTCATGAAAAACGCCCTGCTCGCCCTTGCTCTGTTCTCTTTCGTTGGTACTGCCGTTGCGCATGAGGGCCACAACGACGATAAAGCCAAAAAGGGCAAGAAGGAAGCCTGCACTCCAGCCATGCAAGCCAGCTGTGCCCCCGGCAAAAAAATGGCCTCGGGCGGCTCCTGCTGCATGAAGAAAGGCGCCAAAACTGCTGCTGTTACGCCCGCACCAGCGGCAGCGGCCGTGAAGTCGCTGTAGAAATTAATCCTGTTCGCTTAGAAAACCTCGACATAGAAATGTGTTGAGGTTTTATTTTTTGTAGAAATAGAAGATACTTATAGCTTTAGCAAATATTAATTAACCCTAAAAACATAATGGAGCTTATCGATCAACTTACCAATCTAGCCTCGCGGGCACAGAAGCAAATTTCCCACATCCAAACGGAAGAAGCTACCAAGAATGCGCTTGTAATGCCATTCATCAATGCACTTGGGTACAATGTCTTTGACCCCACAGAAGTAGTGCCTGAGTTTATCTGTGATATAGGCACGAAAAAGGGCGAAAAGATTGATTACGCCATCATGCGCGATGGTAAGCCTATTATTCTAGTAGAGTGCAAACACGCTGGCGGCGACTTGAATATCAATCATGCAAGCCAGCTGTTTCGATATTTTCATGTCACAGAAGCGCGTATTGCAGTACTTACAAATGGCATCACTTATAAGCTGTTCACGGATTTAGAACAGCCTAACAAAATGGATGAGCGTCCATTCATGGAATTTGACTTATTCAACTTTCACGAAAACGACGTCGCCGAAATAAAGAAATTAAGCAAAGCGTCGTTCAATATCGAAGACATGCTGTTTGCCGCATACAATCTGAAGTATATGCGGGCTTTCAAAAAGTACTTCGATGAACAGTTTACACAGCCATCTGCTGATTTCATTCACTTCATATCTAAGCAGATTTACGATGGGGTCCTGACACCCAAACTAAAAGAGCAGTTCAGCATATTGGTGCATCGTTCATTTCACCAGTTTCTAAATGATAAGATAGCCATGCGCTTACGCTCGGCAATGGCCGACACAAGTAGTCAAGGTATCTTGGCAGTTGATATTCCGATGCCACAAGTTCCTGATCTGACACCAACAGAAGTAAATCTGGAAAACAAGGACAAGGATATTGAAACGACTGTTGAAGAAACCGAAGGATTTATGATTGTGCGAGCTATTCTGCGCAAATCAGTACCGGTTCATCGGGTGGTAATGCGGGATGTTCAATCCTATTGCGGCATTCTACTTGACGACAATAACAGGAAACCAATCTGCCGATTGCATTTCAACGGCAGTAAAAAATACGTGACGTTATTTGATGTTGAAGGCGGGGAGCGAGTTGATATAAACTCCCTGGACGATCTATATGGCTTGGCCTCCCGGATTCGTACAGCTGTACAACGCCATGAAACAAAAGTGCCGGAAGCTCCCACAGTGTAAAAGCTGGTACCTGCTCTTTTACAAAAGAAGCCCTCCTGTATTATCAGGAGGGCTTCTTTTGTAAATAAAACTCAATCATTAACTCACCCGTTTCCACTCAACTGCTCCAGCCGCACCTTCACCTCGGCCAGCCGTGCCTGCTTTTCCGTTTCGCGGCGGGCAATGGCAGTGCGGGTCCAGTAGTGGTGGGCACCGAGAAATTTTACCTGAATCTGATACCAATCCTGCTCATCGGGCACCATATCGCGGGCTTGCCACTCCTCGAAGAGCGTCTGGCTGGTCGACCAGAAATCGGGGCGGCCCAGGTAGTCGAGGTCGGCGTCGCATAGGATTTGGGCCAGATGCAGATGGTCGGGGGCTTGGGGAAGCTGAGTGGCCATAATCATGCGGCAAATCAGCTCTACCTGGCTGGGCGAATAGGCCATACCGGGCAGCACCCGGCACACCAGCTCGCAGCTGGCGGCTTCGTGGCCCTTGTAGGTGGTCAGAAAGCCAGAATCGTGATACAAAGCTGCCGTGCGGAGCAGCGTGAGGTCGTCGGGGTTGGTGATGCCTTCGGCTGCGGCCAAGGACGCCGATTGCTCTACCACATCGAGGGTATGGTGCAGGCCATGGTAGAGCAAAGAAGCTGGCAATTGCTGACGCAGCAGGTTCAGCACATAAGTTTCAGCGCGTAGGTGATCCATCGGGCAGGCGGGCAGGGATAAAGTACTGTAATAACAGGAAAAAACCGGTGTCATGCCGCGCCAGGCCGTTATCTTGCGGCATCTCATTTCGGTTGCCAGTTGCCAATGTCGTTCTGACTAACAACTGGTAACTGGCAACCCGCAACTGGTAACTGAAGCCAAGAATGACACTACTTGAACGCTGGCAGCAATTGCTGGGGATTCGGCCCGATGAAGGGCGCACGGTGGGGCTGTTCTTCCTGCACAACTTTCTGCTGGGCATCGGCACCATTCTGGTGTACGTGTCGGCCAACGTGATTCTGCTCGAAAATAACCCCGAGCGAAACCTGCCCCTGGCCTACGGGGTGGCGGCGCTGTTGATGATTGCGTCCGGCAAAATATATGCCCATTTTGAGCATCACCTGGGGCTGCAGCGCGTGGCTGTGCGGGTGCTGCTGGCTGTGGTTATGCTGACGGGCGTGCTGGGCGTGTTGGTGGCCGTAGGCCACTCGGTAGCGGCCGCCGTGGTTATTATGGCGGGCTACCGCGTCATTTATCTGCTCACCAACCTGGAGTTCTGGGGCGTGTCGGCGGTGGTGTTTGATGTGCGCCAAAGCCGGCGCCTGTTCAGCGTCATCAGCTCCGGCGACATGCCCGCCAAGGCCCTGGGTGCCGTGCTGGCCATCCTGATTCATCATCATACGGAGCTGCTGTGGCTGCTCCTGACGGCGTTTGCCGCCTATATATGTGCCCTGCTGGTGTTGCAGGCTACCGGCCGCCTGCACGTGGTAGAAGCCCGCTCGGCCGCCCGCGCCCAGCGCACAGAAGCCGTGACACCTGGCCTACAGCGCTGGTTTGGGAGCAGCCGTCTGGTGCTGGCCATGTGCCTGAGCATGCTGGCCATTGCGGCCGTTACCACTGGCATTGAGTATTCGTTTTTCGTCAACGTCAAGCACCGCTTCCATGATCAATCGGTGGTGATGCGCTACGTGGGGGGCGTGCTGGCTCTCACCTACTTGCTGGCGCTGGTGTTTAAGCTGCTGCTTACCAGCCAAACGCTCGATCGGGTGGGGTTCCGGGGTACGTTGCTGGCGCTGCCGGGCACGGTGCTGGTGGGGCTAGGTCTGTACGGGGTGCTGCACCTGACGGGAGGGGCTGAAGAGAATCTGATGCTGTATTTCTGCGGGCTGTTTCTGGCCCTGGAAGTGCTGCGTAGAGCTGTGTTTGATCCGGTTTTCCTGATTCTGTTTCAGCCGCTGCCCGCCACGGAGCGGCTGCAGGCGCACACGCTGGCAAAAGGCGTGTATGAGCCACTGGGCATGGGCCTGGCCGGGGTGTTGCTCTTCGCTTTTCATGCGCAGCCAGCACTAAGTCAGGTGCTTACGTTTGGCTGGATGACGCTCCTGGCGCTGGCCGCTCTGGCGCTGCTGTACCGTGCATATGGCCACTATCTGGCCGAGCTGCAGCACGCCGTGAGCCGCCGGTTTGCGCCTTCGGAAGAGGGTTTCTTCGCCTCGAACGGGACTGGAGTTGCCAGTGGCCTAGCCAACGGGACGGTGCCTGATTCTGCGACTATTCAGGCCCTGATTATGGCCCTCACGGATAAGAATACGCGCGCCGCTGCCACCGATCAGCTGGTGCAGCTCGGCGAAGCAGCTTTGCCTGAACTGACCGAAACCCTGCACACAAGCACCGACGAGGCCCTAATCCGGCGTGTAGCCCAGCTGCTGGGGCATGTACGCCGCCCCGCCAGCCGCCAAGCGCTGGTGGAACTGGCCCGGCAGCCCAACCTTTTCCGGCGAGAGGCCGCGCTACGGGCGTTGCGCAGTTTTGAGCCGGTAATTGCCGATGCTCCCATTTTTCAGGGGCTGGTGCAGCAGGAGCTGCGCCTGGCTCATCAGTTGCTTCTAGGCCAGCTGAGCACGGCCAATGGCCCGTTGCAATCCAGCCTCGACTATGAGCTGCTACGCGTGCAGCAGCGACTATTCGGCCTGCTGTTACAGCTCTATCCGCCCCAGATCATTGCTGATGCCCAGCGCGGCGTGGCGCATGCTGCCCGCGAGCGGCAGGCCAACGCCCTCGAAATGCTGGACAACCTGATTCCCAGGCCAGTATATCAGGGGCTGCAGGCGCTGCTGGATGTAGTGCCAGTGGCGGAAAAGGTCCGCCGGTTCAACGCATTGTTAAGCGCAAATGGGGCCGCTATGTCCATCGTGCCTGGCATTGTGGAGCGCGGCGAAGTGGCCTACACCGACTGGACGGTAAGCATGGCGCTTAGCCAGTGGCACCCCACGCCCTACACCGTAGGCCAGGCCTTGCCCCATTTGCACAGCACTAACCTACTGATTCAGCAAAGTGCGGTGGCCGTTCTAGACCGCTTCGCGCATGCTGCCCCCGAAGATTACCAGCACTTGCTGGAAGCCCATCCTCACTTAGTATCCTTGCTCATGAGCCACCACGCCACCACATCCCGCATCTCGGCTACGGAGCTGGTTGCCCTGCTCAAAAACACGGCGCTCTTCTCCGAAACCCCTGAAAACGTACTCAGCAGCATCGTGCCCATCATGAAGGAGGTGACCTTCCGGGAAGGGGAGCAAATCTTCGCCAAAGGCGACCTGGGCACGTCCTTGTTCATTGTGCAGGAAGGGGAGGTAAACATCCTCAGCGGCACGCAGCAGCTGGCCACTTTCCGCCCCGGCGACTTCTTTGGCGAGCTGGCCTTGCTGGATGCCGAGCCGCGCTCTGCCTCGGCCGTGGCTCACGGCTCGGTGGTAGCCTTCCGCCTCGATCAGGAAGATTTCTACGACGTGATGGAGGAGCGGGGCGAGGTATTGCGCAATATCATGCGCGTGCTCTGCCAGCGCCTCCGCCGCCAAAACGAG
Proteins encoded in this window:
- a CDS encoding efflux RND transporter permease subunit; amino-acid sequence: MPLRKLSYSVLLVLALLSAVSVYFVAQLRFNYNFNDFYPAGDPDLDYYQQYSGRFGNDNDYVLLGLEAPAGRTVFEPQFLTRVDSLTRFIQRRPHVVHVTSPTNATNPVLEGLGVFNVPYLHPEEPARRAQDSALVYRTPGLIGNLISKDARAVTILLQTSPNLSKPPGDSLLAAVRTELSRQGFAEADYHLAGKLVAQSIFVDRLQRELMVFMSLSVVLVTGLLWFTFRTWWGVVLPLVVVLGSILWGLGVMSAFGVSIDLMTALLPVMLFVVGMSDTIHIITRYVTELGYGTSKRESLLITLKESGFGSGLSALTTSIGFFTLMTSTIRPIYNFGLFTGIAVLLTFVLSFTLLPAMLMLLRKPQLRIPRQEGHSWDGVLGRMFRTVLARRQWVVAISALLLIGSVASASRIRINSALLDDLSKNDPVKLDFRFFERQFAGVRPFELDLKPGPGRTIYDLPVLRQTEQIENYLLKEYGLNFVASPVTLVKSVRKAVNGGLLEEYRLPDSDAELQRLVSKIKVFRKKPEFRALVLPDASEGRMTGRMPDVGSIRADKLNADLRQYLAEHTDATVLQTRLTGSANLIDKNNENLTLNMITGMSIDIVMVTLIVLVLFRSVRMTLVVLIPNLVPILIVAGVMGLAGVHMKVSTSIIFTIAFGIAVDDTIHFISKLKLVLLKERSLFKAVRKTYLMAGKAVIVTSLILVGGFSTLIFSSFDGTFYVGLLIGLTLLFGVVAELTLLPILILAFYKHRPKEIRQPVPALGG
- a CDS encoding type I restriction endonuclease encodes the protein MELIDQLTNLASRAQKQISHIQTEEATKNALVMPFINALGYNVFDPTEVVPEFICDIGTKKGEKIDYAIMRDGKPIILVECKHAGGDLNINHASQLFRYFHVTEARIAVLTNGITYKLFTDLEQPNKMDERPFMEFDLFNFHENDVAEIKKLSKASFNIEDMLFAAYNLKYMRAFKKYFDEQFTQPSADFIHFISKQIYDGVLTPKLKEQFSILVHRSFHQFLNDKIAMRLRSAMADTSSQGILAVDIPMPQVPDLTPTEVNLENKDKDIETTVEETEGFMIVRAILRKSVPVHRVVMRDVQSYCGILLDDNNRKPICRLHFNGSKKYVTLFDVEGGERVDINSLDDLYGLASRIRTAVQRHETKVPEAPTV
- a CDS encoding HD domain-containing protein, encoding MDHLRAETYVLNLLRQQLPASLLYHGLHHTLDVVEQSASLAAAEGITNPDDLTLLRTAALYHDSGFLTTYKGHEAASCELVCRVLPGMAYSPSQVELICRMIMATQLPQAPDHLHLAQILCDADLDYLGRPDFWSTSQTLFEEWQARDMVPDEQDWYQIQVKFLGAHHYWTRTAIARRETEKQARLAEVKVRLEQLSGNG
- a CDS encoding cyclic nucleotide-binding domain-containing protein; its protein translation is MTLLERWQQLLGIRPDEGRTVGLFFLHNFLLGIGTILVYVSANVILLENNPERNLPLAYGVAALLMIASGKIYAHFEHHLGLQRVAVRVLLAVVMLTGVLGVLVAVGHSVAAAVVIMAGYRVIYLLTNLEFWGVSAVVFDVRQSRRLFSVISSGDMPAKALGAVLAILIHHHTELLWLLLTAFAAYICALLVLQATGRLHVVEARSAARAQRTEAVTPGLQRWFGSSRLVLAMCLSMLAIAAVTTGIEYSFFVNVKHRFHDQSVVMRYVGGVLALTYLLALVFKLLLTSQTLDRVGFRGTLLALPGTVLVGLGLYGVLHLTGGAEENLMLYFCGLFLALEVLRRAVFDPVFLILFQPLPATERLQAHTLAKGVYEPLGMGLAGVLLFAFHAQPALSQVLTFGWMTLLALAALALLYRAYGHYLAELQHAVSRRFAPSEEGFFASNGTGVASGLANGTVPDSATIQALIMALTDKNTRAAATDQLVQLGEAALPELTETLHTSTDEALIRRVAQLLGHVRRPASRQALVELARQPNLFRREAALRALRSFEPVIADAPIFQGLVQQELRLAHQLLLGQLSTANGPLQSSLDYELLRVQQRLFGLLLQLYPPQIIADAQRGVAHAARERQANALEMLDNLIPRPVYQGLQALLDVVPVAEKVRRFNALLSANGAAMSIVPGIVERGEVAYTDWTVSMALSQWHPTPYTVGQALPHLHSTNLLIQQSAVAVLDRFAHAAPEDYQHLLEAHPHLVSLLMSHHATTSRISATELVALLKNTALFSETPENVLSSIVPIMKEVTFREGEQIFAKGDLGTSLFIVQEGEVNILSGTQQLATFRPGDFFGELALLDAEPRSASAVAHGSVVAFRLDQEDFYDVMEERGEVLRNIMRVLCQRLRRQNEKMQVPEVK